One genomic window of Rhodoligotrophos defluvii includes the following:
- a CDS encoding acyl-CoA dehydrogenase family protein, whose translation MDFAVSDQIKAIADGLLRFVDQVVVPLEVEHAAIFSNNRMIFEADGRYSDRVLELRRQVRTKSAEAGYYTMLGAEELGGGGLGAVAAVWVQMQLARRYGPERHLIHHVVVPSPFTNGLSPVLRHLDKGLKERYLPGIASGEKTLCFALSEPDAGSDAQAIRTRADRDGDDWVITGTKQWITNSPYADYAVVFAVTDREQAEGRKGGVTAFFVDTATPGFKVTAVIPLMGQAGGDTGIIALDRVRVPDRNRLGEAGQGLTVAMQGINAGRLGMAATCVGYAEWALAMASDYAGTRRTFGRPIGEHQAIQHHLADMAMDVFAAKSMLLNCAARIDAGLPARGEIAMVKCFATEMLSRCMDRAIQVHGAMGLTNELRLEAGYRFARIMRIPDGTAEMQRRTVATELLRGRLEI comes from the coding sequence ATGGACTTCGCCGTTTCGGACCAAATTAAGGCCATTGCCGACGGGCTGTTGCGGTTCGTCGATCAGGTCGTCGTCCCTCTCGAAGTGGAACACGCCGCCATATTTTCGAACAATCGTATGATTTTTGAGGCAGACGGCCGCTATTCCGATCGGGTGCTCGAACTGCGGCGACAGGTGCGCACGAAATCTGCCGAGGCCGGCTACTACACCATGCTGGGCGCCGAGGAGCTTGGCGGCGGCGGTCTCGGCGCCGTCGCGGCCGTGTGGGTGCAGATGCAGCTCGCGCGCCGCTATGGGCCCGAGCGCCACCTGATCCACCATGTGGTTGTGCCCTCGCCCTTCACCAACGGGCTTTCCCCGGTGCTGCGCCATCTCGACAAGGGATTGAAGGAGAGATACCTGCCAGGGATCGCCTCGGGCGAGAAGACGCTCTGCTTCGCGTTGAGCGAACCCGATGCCGGGTCCGACGCGCAGGCGATCCGCACCCGGGCCGATCGCGACGGGGATGATTGGGTGATCACCGGCACCAAGCAGTGGATCACCAATAGCCCCTATGCGGACTACGCCGTTGTCTTCGCCGTCACCGACCGCGAGCAGGCCGAGGGGCGCAAAGGTGGCGTGACAGCCTTCTTCGTCGATACGGCGACACCCGGCTTCAAAGTGACGGCTGTCATTCCGTTGATGGGCCAGGCTGGCGGCGATACCGGCATTATAGCGCTCGATCGGGTGCGCGTCCCCGACCGCAATCGCCTGGGCGAGGCCGGCCAGGGCCTGACCGTCGCCATGCAGGGCATCAATGCCGGCCGTCTCGGCATGGCCGCCACCTGTGTCGGCTATGCCGAATGGGCCCTCGCCATGGCGTCGGACTACGCCGGGACGCGTCGGACCTTCGGCAGGCCGATTGGCGAGCACCAGGCCATCCAGCATCACCTCGCGGATATGGCGATGGACGTCTTCGCCGCCAAGAGCATGTTGCTCAACTGCGCGGCTCGCATCGACGCCGGGCTGCCAGCGCGCGGCGAGATCGCCATGGTCAAATGCTTCGCCACCGAAATGCTGTCGCGCTGCATGGACCGTGCGATCCAGGTCCATGGCGCAATGGGGCTGACCAACGAGTTGCGGCTTGAAGCCGGGTACCGCTTTGCGCGCATCATGCGCATCCCGGACGGCACCGCCGAGATGCAACGGCGGACCGTCGCGACGGAACTGTTGAGGGGCCGGCTGGAAATCTGA
- a CDS encoding SDR family oxidoreductase, with amino-acid sequence MTERHKLAIVVGGARGIGRAVCMAVAHLYQTVGIVYQSDHEAAALTAGRINAAGAAARPMQLDIRDADEVAKAIEAAARDCGSLDLIVHSAGARSAWKPVRELSPAEWSELIDVDLNGFFNVVSPALRIMHAQRHGNIVAVTSIAARAASPRSAQTAAAKAGVEAMIRVIAREEGRNGIRANAVAAGLTDTDQGRDAMRHWGDDMTGRIIAQSALRRVGTPEEVAQVVAFLASPAASYITGRVIAADGGQFISA; translated from the coding sequence GTGACGGAACGGCATAAATTGGCCATCGTGGTGGGGGGCGCGCGTGGCATCGGCCGTGCCGTGTGCATGGCAGTAGCGCACCTCTACCAGACCGTGGGCATCGTCTATCAGAGCGACCATGAGGCCGCCGCGCTCACCGCCGGGCGCATCAACGCCGCGGGCGCAGCCGCGCGGCCGATGCAGCTCGATATCCGCGATGCCGATGAGGTGGCGAAGGCGATCGAAGCGGCGGCCCGCGACTGCGGCTCGCTCGATCTAATCGTCCACAGCGCCGGCGCCCGTTCGGCCTGGAAGCCTGTCCGCGAGCTATCGCCCGCCGAGTGGTCGGAGCTGATCGACGTCGATCTCAACGGCTTCTTCAACGTCGTCAGCCCCGCGCTCAGGATCATGCATGCCCAGAGGCACGGCAACATCGTCGCCGTCACCTCGATCGCGGCGCGGGCGGCCTCGCCACGTTCGGCGCAGACGGCCGCCGCCAAGGCTGGCGTCGAGGCGATGATCCGGGTCATCGCGCGCGAGGAAGGGCGCAACGGCATCAGGGCCAATGCGGTCGCCGCGGGACTGACCGACACTGACCAGGGCCGCGACGCCATGCGGCATTGGGGAGACGACATGACCGGACGCATCATCGCTCAGTCGGCGCTGCGGCGCGTCGGCACACCCGAAGAGGTGGCACAGGTCGTTGCCTTCCTGGCCTCGCCGGCCGCGTCATACATCACCGGCCGCGTCATCGCCGCCGACGGCGGCCAGTTCATCAGCGCGTGA
- a CDS encoding ABC transporter ATP-binding protein, with the protein MLEVRNLHSGYGSVPVLRDVSLQVAAGEVLLIVGENGAGKSTLLRTIGGFIRPERGSILFEGREIGRLKPELIAGHGLRLVLDGHRVFPEISVWDNLRLGGVIRRDRAAFDRAAEEVFEVFPILRERRNEPARSLSGGQQQMLALAQAFVAQPKVLLCDEPSLGLAQALLPPILNFLRGWAVRGTAIVIVEQHVDIALPMADRAMVMERGSVKLSCPATELKERLRHSS; encoded by the coding sequence ATGCTTGAGGTCAGAAACCTTCACTCAGGCTACGGCAGCGTGCCTGTGCTGCGCGACGTCAGCCTTCAGGTCGCAGCGGGCGAGGTGCTGCTCATCGTTGGCGAGAACGGCGCCGGCAAGTCGACGCTGCTGCGCACGATCGGCGGCTTCATCCGGCCCGAGCGCGGCTCGATCCTGTTTGAAGGGCGCGAGATCGGCCGTCTGAAGCCGGAGCTGATCGCAGGGCATGGGCTGCGCCTCGTGCTCGATGGGCACCGCGTGTTCCCCGAGATCAGCGTGTGGGACAATCTGCGGTTGGGCGGCGTGATCCGCAGAGACCGCGCTGCCTTCGACAGGGCCGCGGAAGAGGTGTTCGAGGTCTTCCCGATACTCAGGGAGCGTAGGAATGAGCCCGCGCGCAGCCTGTCTGGCGGGCAACAGCAGATGCTGGCGCTGGCCCAAGCCTTCGTGGCCCAGCCCAAGGTGCTTCTGTGCGACGAGCCTTCGCTGGGACTGGCGCAGGCGCTGCTGCCGCCGATCCTGAACTTCCTGCGCGGATGGGCAGTGCGCGGCACGGCGATCGTGATTGTGGAGCAGCATGTCGACATCGCCCTGCCGATGGCCGACAGGGCGATGGTGATGGAGCGTGGAAGCGTCAAGCTGTCCTGTCCCGCTACGGAGTTGAAGGAGAGGTTGCGACATTCTTCGTGA
- a CDS encoding acyl-CoA dehydrogenase family protein, giving the protein MAFAASAHHREIEEAVGRICQDFDDGYWLAKDTEGVFPHEYYRAIAEGGWLGIAMPEEYGGAGLGITEAAVMMRTIAESGAGMSGASAVHMNIFGLQPVVVFGTAEQKARMLPPLIRGEEKACFAVTEPDVGLNTIRIKTRAVRDGDRYLLSGQKIWISTAQVAHKMLILARTGEVEEEGHRGLSLFYTDLDRSKVEVRAIHKHGRHAVDSNMLFLEGVEVPAADLIGVEGEGFRQILHGLNPERILIASEAVGLGHAALRRACQYARERVVFDRPIGQNQGIQHPLARCWMNLEAAWLMVLEAARRYDAGEECGAQANTAKFLAAEAAYESCQTAVMTHGGMGYSAEYHVERYLRECLIPRIAPVSPQMIMNFVAEKVLGLPKSY; this is encoded by the coding sequence ATGGCTTTTGCTGCAAGCGCGCATCACCGCGAGATCGAGGAGGCGGTCGGGCGGATATGCCAGGACTTTGATGATGGCTACTGGCTGGCGAAGGACACGGAGGGTGTGTTCCCACACGAGTACTACCGTGCGATCGCGGAAGGCGGCTGGCTCGGCATCGCCATGCCCGAAGAATATGGCGGGGCCGGGCTTGGCATCACGGAAGCTGCCGTCATGATGCGCACGATCGCCGAATCCGGCGCCGGGATGTCGGGAGCATCGGCGGTCCACATGAACATATTCGGCCTCCAGCCTGTGGTCGTCTTCGGCACTGCGGAGCAGAAGGCGCGGATGCTGCCGCCGCTGATCCGTGGCGAGGAGAAGGCGTGCTTCGCCGTCACTGAGCCCGATGTCGGCCTCAACACCATCCGGATCAAGACGCGAGCCGTCCGTGACGGCGACCGTTATCTGCTCAGCGGCCAGAAGATATGGATCTCGACCGCGCAGGTCGCACACAAGATGCTGATTCTCGCCCGCACGGGCGAGGTGGAAGAAGAGGGCCACAGGGGACTCAGCCTGTTCTACACCGACCTCGACCGGTCGAAGGTCGAAGTCCGCGCGATCCACAAGCATGGGCGGCACGCCGTCGATTCCAACATGCTGTTCCTCGAAGGCGTCGAGGTGCCGGCGGCAGACCTGATCGGCGTCGAGGGCGAGGGTTTCCGGCAGATACTGCACGGGCTCAATCCGGAGCGCATCCTGATCGCGTCCGAAGCAGTTGGTCTCGGCCACGCGGCGCTGCGGCGGGCTTGCCAGTATGCGCGCGAGCGCGTCGTCTTCGACCGGCCGATCGGCCAGAACCAAGGCATCCAGCATCCGCTCGCCCGATGCTGGATGAATCTCGAGGCGGCGTGGCTGATGGTGCTGGAGGCGGCCCGCCGCTATGACGCGGGCGAGGAATGCGGCGCCCAGGCGAACACGGCGAAATTCCTTGCTGCCGAGGCCGCCTACGAGAGCTGCCAGACCGCGGTGATGACCCATGGTGGCATGGGCTATTCGGCCGAGTACCACGTCGAGCGTTACCTGCGCGAATGCCTCATTCCCAGGATCGCGCCAGTCAGCCCGCAGATGATCATGAACTTCGTGGCGGAGAAGGTGCTGGGTCTGCCGAAATCCTACTAG
- a CDS encoding acyl-CoA dehydrogenase family protein: MATGFEEFRLGRQFGLTADQTELCDHASDYFKAVLHPLQQRMDDEEWWPAETFREVAAMGYLGTTIPPEYGGQGLDYLSSGLICEVMAYWNPAFAFSWLNADNLVMDNLYRNGNEQQRRRFLPRLCTGELVGALGMTEPGAGSDALGSMKTSARRDGDAYVVRGTKLFITNGPIADLVLVYARTDPTMGRSKGISALIVEKESGGFRVAQKLDKMGFRGSPTGELVFEDCRVPAANLLGEENRGHIIMHSGLDLERVLSAMLCIGPARRALDLAIDHAKLREQFGKPIGSFQMIQAKLAEMYVALESARTFVYRVLDACNSVQDGDLGRGRIHKLAAAALYKAAEAGKFVMDEAVQIHGGSGYMRDTEINRLYRTTKVMEIAAGSQEIRRLIIAGDLLKG; this comes from the coding sequence GTGGCGACCGGTTTCGAAGAGTTCCGGCTCGGCAGGCAGTTCGGGCTGACCGCGGACCAGACCGAGCTGTGCGATCACGCCAGCGACTATTTCAAGGCGGTTCTTCACCCGCTCCAGCAGCGCATGGACGACGAGGAATGGTGGCCGGCTGAGACGTTTCGCGAGGTTGCGGCCATGGGCTATCTCGGCACCACCATTCCGCCGGAGTATGGCGGCCAGGGCCTCGACTACCTGTCCTCGGGTTTGATCTGCGAGGTGATGGCCTACTGGAACCCGGCCTTCGCCTTTTCCTGGCTCAACGCCGACAATCTTGTCATGGACAACCTTTACCGCAACGGAAATGAGCAGCAACGCAGGCGCTTCCTGCCGCGGTTGTGCACCGGAGAGCTGGTTGGCGCGCTGGGCATGACCGAGCCCGGTGCGGGATCGGACGCGCTCGGCTCGATGAAAACCAGCGCCCGGCGCGACGGCGACGCTTATGTGGTGAGAGGGACAAAACTGTTCATCACCAACGGGCCGATCGCCGACCTCGTGCTGGTCTACGCCCGCACCGACCCGACCATGGGCCGTTCCAAGGGTATTTCGGCGCTGATTGTCGAGAAGGAGTCCGGCGGTTTCAGAGTCGCGCAGAAGCTCGACAAGATGGGCTTTCGCGGCAGTCCGACCGGCGAGCTGGTCTTCGAGGACTGCCGGGTGCCGGCAGCGAACCTGCTCGGCGAGGAGAATCGCGGCCACATCATCATGCATTCGGGTCTCGACCTCGAGCGGGTGCTGTCGGCTATGCTGTGCATCGGGCCGGCCCGGCGCGCACTCGACCTCGCTATCGACCACGCCAAGCTGCGCGAGCAGTTCGGTAAGCCGATCGGCTCGTTTCAGATGATCCAGGCCAAGCTGGCAGAAATGTATGTGGCGCTCGAATCGGCGCGCACCTTCGTCTATCGCGTGCTCGATGCCTGCAACAGCGTGCAGGACGGCGATCTCGGCCGCGGCCGCATTCACAAGCTGGCGGCCGCTGCTCTATACAAGGCGGCCGAGGCCGGAAAGTTCGTGATGGACGAAGCCGTGCAGATCCACGGCGGCTCCGGCTACATGCGCGACACTGAGATCAACCGCCTCTACCGCACCACCAAGGTGATGGAGATCGCCGCCGGCTCCCAGGAGATCAGGCGCCTGATCATCGCCGGCGACTTGCTGAAAGGCTGA
- a CDS encoding branched-chain amino acid ABC transporter ATP-binding protein/permease, which translates to MGLQLPIRQRAYRRRRRAELPAYDANQVSFGQGAIFGTGAYVTAMALSMHGLSWIAAVSLATLGGAIAGLIYAIPALRVQGYYLGFVTLSVAMVFPELLFSLDRYTNGINGISVPAGAWKQPLFFGITPLSLAATGLACLAVAGHLVIRRSAVGRKVRIAGVSPESAQTLGIRPGVVRSAVFCAVAALTGLAGALYPPIVGFVSPAAFHLELSILIFLVVIVGGRGQIFGPLAGVYLLHLLPNVLLVQFVDYRLLAYGVVALLVMLLMPDGLIGSLERRFRGAAAGKDIQLAPDDLPLPTVSGGGGERQPAISIRGASKSFGAVRALDNVDLDIPAGRIVGLVGANGSGKTSLINAITGFSRLSAGSIAVRGEPIAGRSPASVARMGVGRTFQTPRIFNSLTAWENIGIGAEAARHRPGGSGAADERLSGLRERLDHIGTERIPHGQRRSIEVLRVILTGADIILLDEPAAGLSREERGQLEVLLRRLRNESGRTILLVEHDLALVWRVADAVAVMEGGRIVAMGTPQEVASNPEARKLFIEPVHA; encoded by the coding sequence CTGGGCCTACAGCTTCCAATTCGTCAACGTGCTTATCGTCGTCGCCGTCGCGCAGAACTTCCTGCCTACGACGCCAACCAGGTCTCGTTCGGACAGGGTGCGATTTTTGGCACCGGGGCCTATGTGACGGCGATGGCGCTGTCCATGCACGGTTTGTCCTGGATCGCGGCAGTCAGCCTCGCCACGCTTGGGGGCGCTATCGCCGGCCTCATCTACGCCATCCCGGCGCTCAGGGTTCAAGGCTACTATCTTGGCTTCGTCACGCTCAGCGTGGCAATGGTGTTCCCGGAGCTGCTCTTTTCGCTTGACCGCTACACCAACGGCATCAACGGCATCTCCGTGCCCGCCGGTGCCTGGAAGCAGCCGCTTTTCTTCGGCATCACACCGCTGTCGCTCGCAGCCACCGGGCTCGCCTGCCTCGCGGTCGCCGGCCATCTCGTGATCCGGCGCTCGGCGGTGGGCCGCAAGGTCCGCATCGCTGGCGTGAGCCCCGAATCGGCGCAGACCCTCGGCATCCGCCCCGGCGTGGTCCGATCCGCGGTGTTCTGCGCGGTCGCGGCGTTGACCGGCCTGGCCGGGGCACTCTATCCGCCCATCGTCGGCTTCGTCAGTCCGGCGGCATTCCACCTCGAACTGTCCATCCTCATCTTCCTGGTGGTGATCGTGGGCGGGCGCGGCCAAATCTTCGGGCCGCTCGCAGGCGTCTACCTGCTGCATCTGCTGCCCAACGTACTCCTCGTCCAGTTCGTTGATTACCGCCTGCTCGCTTACGGCGTCGTGGCGCTGCTGGTGATGCTGCTGATGCCCGACGGGCTGATCGGCTCGCTGGAGCGGCGCTTCCGCGGTGCGGCTGCGGGCAAGGACATTCAGCTTGCGCCCGACGACCTGCCGCTGCCGACAGTATCAGGCGGTGGCGGCGAAAGGCAGCCCGCGATCTCGATCCGCGGCGCCAGCAAGTCGTTCGGGGCCGTGCGAGCGCTCGACAATGTCGACCTCGACATTCCCGCGGGCCGCATCGTCGGGCTGGTTGGGGCCAACGGGTCCGGCAAGACTTCGCTCATCAACGCCATCACCGGCTTCAGCCGGCTGTCGGCGGGCTCGATCGCGGTCCGTGGCGAGCCGATCGCCGGCCGGTCGCCGGCATCGGTGGCCCGGATGGGCGTGGGCCGGACGTTCCAGACGCCGCGCATCTTCAACTCTCTGACGGCTTGGGAAAATATCGGCATCGGTGCGGAGGCCGCGCGCCATCGCCCCGGAGGATCGGGTGCGGCGGATGAACGCTTGTCCGGGCTCCGCGAACGGCTGGATCATATCGGCACCGAGCGGATTCCGCACGGCCAGCGGCGCTCGATCGAGGTGCTGCGGGTGATCCTGACCGGCGCGGATATCATCCTTCTGGACGAGCCGGCCGCCGGCCTGTCGCGGGAGGAGCGTGGCCAGCTTGAGGTGCTGCTCCGCCGCCTGCGCAACGAGAGCGGCAGGACGATCCTGCTGGTCGAGCACGATCTGGCCCTCGTCTGGCGCGTTGCGGATGCGGTGGCGGTCATGGAGGGCGGACGGATCGTGGCCATGGGCACGCCGCAGGAAGTTGCCTCCAACCCGGAGGCGCGCAAGCTGTTCATAGAGCCGGTCCATGCTTGA
- a CDS encoding TetR/AcrR family transcriptional regulator — translation MTMDSGPVRKRRRREAEKVSKADISRERVLIAAARIFSVRGYAGTTMRDIAKGAGLQAGSLYYYYPSKDLLIEAVLDMGIHGVSNAVYSTIAGLPPSTTYADRIRAAVLAHLQSVLEFGDYALASRRVLGQVPPDVRRKHVLRRDAYGDFWVKLLEAARGAGELRDDVDLKLARTFILGALNSALEWYRPDGMSIDEVASQFNAMISDGLFRLPRAEG, via the coding sequence ATGACGATGGATAGTGGACCCGTTCGCAAGCGGCGCAGGCGTGAAGCGGAAAAGGTGTCGAAGGCCGACATATCACGCGAGCGTGTGCTGATCGCGGCCGCGCGCATCTTCAGCGTGCGCGGCTATGCTGGAACGACCATGCGCGACATCGCCAAGGGCGCGGGTCTGCAGGCGGGAAGCCTCTACTACTACTACCCGTCGAAGGACCTTCTGATCGAGGCCGTGCTCGACATGGGCATCCATGGCGTGTCAAACGCCGTCTACAGCACCATCGCGGGTCTTCCGCCATCGACCACCTATGCCGACCGTATCCGCGCCGCGGTGCTCGCCCACCTCCAGAGCGTGCTCGAGTTCGGAGACTATGCGCTGGCCTCGCGCCGCGTTCTGGGCCAGGTTCCACCTGACGTTCGGCGCAAGCACGTGCTGCGGCGCGACGCCTATGGCGATTTCTGGGTCAAGCTGCTGGAGGCGGCACGCGGCGCCGGCGAACTCCGCGACGACGTCGACCTGAAGCTCGCCCGTACGTTCATCCTGGGAGCGCTCAACTCCGCGCTCGAATGGTACCGACCGGACGGGATGAGCATTGATGAGGTCGCCTCCCAGTTCAACGCGATGATCTCCGACGGCCTGTTCCGACTGCCGCGGGCCGAAGGCTGA
- a CDS encoding ABC transporter substrate-binding protein — MTTIAHAVYSNERSPDRRRRGLLKASALVLGMAIAGLAVGMSSVRAQEPIRFGVLPSATGPGAAIGAALTIGVDMAVAEINAAGGVLGRQIEIVRGDTQSNPTTAAGEARRLIERENIDILIGPLVSQEAVPAVEVATQAKVVQITNAGTAALTPEVGPYHFSFNTSAATAAKVMVDYVADQLGVKTVGILADDGGQSRSGVAEVKKNLEARGIALAAEQEYRFRADDLSPQILSLRRAAPGAVIFFTSTVEDGGRMLKTLAQVGWQPKVVGATAMSVYAPAIARSVGAEAFENVHSVAYKGMTYCADDAEGASPYAEFSRALEAFAPDQAGKVSVSLASEYYDAVKLLAAGIEATGGTDGPTLAKWIETEGSKVPLIHGAISPSSESHFLFGPDELAIVDRPNETRADGLMRRSGC, encoded by the coding sequence ATGACCACCATCGCACACGCAGTCTATTCGAATGAGCGTTCACCGGACCGTCGGCGACGCGGCCTGCTCAAGGCGAGCGCGCTCGTGCTCGGCATGGCTATCGCCGGCTTGGCCGTGGGCATGTCCAGCGTGCGGGCGCAGGAACCCATCCGCTTCGGCGTCCTGCCTTCGGCGACGGGTCCGGGGGCGGCCATCGGCGCCGCCCTGACCATCGGCGTCGACATGGCCGTCGCCGAGATCAATGCCGCCGGCGGCGTGCTCGGCCGTCAGATCGAGATCGTGCGCGGTGACACCCAGTCCAACCCGACCACCGCCGCTGGCGAGGCGCGCCGCCTTATCGAACGCGAGAACATCGACATCCTGATCGGGCCGCTCGTCAGCCAGGAGGCGGTGCCGGCCGTCGAGGTGGCCACGCAAGCAAAGGTGGTACAGATCACCAATGCAGGCACGGCGGCGCTGACCCCCGAAGTCGGACCCTATCACTTCTCGTTCAACACCAGCGCCGCCACGGCGGCCAAGGTGATGGTCGACTACGTCGCCGACCAGCTCGGCGTGAAGACGGTCGGCATCCTTGCCGACGATGGTGGCCAGTCGCGTTCGGGCGTCGCGGAGGTGAAGAAGAACCTCGAGGCGCGCGGCATCGCGCTCGCCGCGGAACAGGAGTACCGCTTCCGCGCCGACGACCTGTCGCCGCAGATCCTGTCGTTGCGCCGGGCGGCCCCGGGTGCGGTGATCTTCTTCACCAGCACCGTCGAGGACGGGGGGCGGATGCTGAAGACGCTCGCCCAGGTCGGCTGGCAGCCGAAGGTGGTCGGCGCCACCGCCATGTCGGTCTATGCGCCGGCCATCGCCCGCTCGGTGGGCGCCGAAGCCTTCGAGAACGTCCACAGCGTCGCCTACAAGGGCATGACCTACTGCGCCGACGACGCGGAGGGCGCGAGCCCCTATGCCGAGTTCTCGCGTGCTCTGGAAGCCTTCGCGCCCGACCAGGCCGGCAAGGTTTCGGTCAGCCTCGCCAGCGAGTATTATGACGCCGTCAAGCTGCTCGCCGCCGGCATCGAGGCGACCGGCGGCACCGACGGGCCGACGCTCGCGAAGTGGATCGAGACGGAGGGCTCAAAGGTGCCGCTGATCCACGGCGCGATCTCGCCGAGCAGCGAAAGCCACTTCCTGTTCGGTCCCGACGAGCTGGCGATCGTCGACCGCCCCAACGAGACGCGCGCCGATGGCCTGATGAGACGTTCCGGCTGCTGA
- a CDS encoding branched-chain amino acid ABC transporter permease, with protein MFDELVFISMRGLGLGAIFALIAISLNVIYQATHILNFAQGGMLVLGGLIGAWFSAGGYGTPVWFLGLAIAGLSMAALMAVQGVVTLWPLRHSTEQQSWLITTLSVSIIISALLLLTLGPWSAEFVGRVPSFQVLGMFTSMPYLVLPALALAWFLALRLYFRKSLQGLALSALSQDLDAAAAAGLRVRRLQIAAFALSGLVVGTAGYAAAPIISISPEAGIRYVISGFVVAVVGGMGNMTGAVVCGPVVGIIAMIATYQFGGQYEGFVSLIILTLILLLRPSGLFGAHTARRF; from the coding sequence GTGTTCGACGAGCTTGTCTTCATATCGATGCGAGGCTTGGGCCTTGGCGCGATCTTCGCGCTGATCGCCATCAGCCTGAACGTCATCTATCAGGCGACCCATATCCTGAACTTCGCGCAGGGCGGCATGCTCGTCCTCGGCGGCCTGATTGGCGCCTGGTTCTCCGCTGGCGGCTACGGTACGCCGGTCTGGTTCCTGGGCTTGGCCATCGCCGGCCTCTCTATGGCGGCGCTGATGGCGGTGCAGGGCGTCGTCACGCTTTGGCCGCTCAGGCACTCGACCGAGCAGCAGTCATGGCTGATCACGACGCTATCGGTCTCCATCATCATCAGTGCGCTGCTGCTGCTGACGCTCGGTCCGTGGTCGGCCGAATTCGTGGGCCGGGTGCCGTCGTTCCAAGTGCTGGGCATGTTCACGTCGATGCCTTATCTCGTGTTGCCGGCGCTCGCGCTCGCCTGGTTCCTGGCGCTGCGCCTCTATTTCCGCAAGTCGCTGCAGGGGCTGGCGCTGAGCGCGCTGTCGCAGGATCTCGACGCGGCCGCGGCCGCCGGTCTTCGGGTTCGCCGCCTGCAAATCGCGGCCTTCGCGCTGAGTGGCCTTGTCGTCGGCACAGCCGGTTACGCCGCCGCCCCGATCATCTCCATCAGCCCCGAGGCCGGCATCCGCTACGTCATTTCCGGCTTCGTCGTGGCGGTCGTCGGCGGCATGGGCAATATGACCGGCGCCGTCGTCTGCGGCCCGGTGGTGGGCATCATCGCCATGATCGCCACCTACCAGTTTGGCGGACAATACGAGGGTTTCGTCTCCTTGATCATCCTGACGCTGATCCTGCTCCTTCGGCCGAGTGGCCTGTTCGGTGCACATACAGCGCGCCGGTTCTGA